The genomic DNA gaagacaagAAGATACTCATGTCTCGGACGAGTCGTTCTTGTCGCCGGGACTCTTCCGTGTCGAGGTTTGTGACCCCCGGTCGGCTCGTTGGTCGGCAAACTTCCGCGACAATGTCCGTGTCTTGCAGGACACTGTACAGTAGGACACCGAGTTGTCGTTCCATCGAGGAGTCGTCGGCGAGTTGCGCCACGAGCGCGGTCCAGTCGGCCGGTGGATGGAAGAGTGACCAGCGCAGGGCTTCTTCCAGCGCGCCCAAGTACAAGGCTACGAGTGCGCTCGACAGGCCCAGAGTGGCGTACAAGCCGAACCAGTGGGTGGTGTGTCGTGTCGGGTGCCACCAAGCCAAGGCGAATGCGATAGAGACGGCGGGTATGAGTAACGACTGCAGAACCAGCTTTTTCGTCAAGTTGCGCAGCATGAGGTTGATTGATTGGGCGTTGAGGTGGTGTTGTGGTTGGTAGGGACGTGGGTCGAATTCGTGGGAAACGCCGTCCAACGCTGTCCACACGAGGGGACCGGCAATCGTCCAGATACAAGCCGTGAGGATGGCGGTGGCCACGACGGGATCGTTGTCGAGTGACGGTTTCGTGTACCGTGTGAGTACTGTTGTGTTGATGTGGGCCAGGATAACGCCGACGATGAGTGCCACGGTACATTGGGCGACCGTGGCGGCCAGCGTGGGACTCTGTAATCGACGTCCACGGTTGTCGGGTTGTAGCTGAGAATGATCTTTGGGGTCTAGGTGGACGAACGGATGGTGGAACCAGAGGCGGAGTGGATTGAGGATGAGTGGAAACGGAGAGCAACGGACTGTTGGAAAGCGCGAGAGGAGACGCAGACACACGGGTGtaagagagagagagacgGGAGGATGACAGGGGATAAAGTTGGTGTGCGTAGCATACGACACGCTCTTAGCAACTCGTTTCACAACGTGCTTCCATAAGAGATGTCTGGTTGGCGACGCACAAACGGTCTACACATCTACACACACTGATGGTCCACACGAACGGTACGTACCAATGGACTTGGGTCCGACGTAACGAGCCAGTACGGAGAGTCCGAGCAATGCGAGGGAGAGTGCCGTTCGCCAGGCTGCCCGGAAGGAAAGAACCGGGAGTGTTTCGGGTATGGCCATGGCGGTTGCCACGGGTCCCCAGACGTAGCGTGCGAGTAGGAAACTGGTCCATCCGGAAAGGAGGGGCAACCTTGTCGCGTTGTTCCGCAAGGTTTTTTCCAAGGCAATGCGGGAGGAGGCTAGCTGATGGATGAGTCGGTAGGCGGCCAGGTAGAGTGCCAGCCAGAGTAGGAGAAAGAAGACAGCGTGTCCCCGAGTGACCCATTGCAAGGTGCCGAGGAAGACGCGGGAGACGAACGGCAGCACGAAGAACGCAGCGggggcggcggcgacgacgacggcgagTCTCTGGTAGACGAGCGTGAGCGCCACCACCTGATGCAACGCCGGAGCGGGAGCGCGGTGTTGTGGTTCCATGGATAAAAGGATTGGTGTATTTCTTACTCACAGTAAGGGTAACTACAGTAAGTGTCTGTAGGAGTGGATAGATGGATAAGATGTAAATAGAATGGAGTGATGGATAGAATGCGACGAGTGTGGATGTTGTTGGTTTGTGTCCCGTCGTGGAGATAGCTAACGGTTGCCTCCGGTACGGTACCGTTGGTCGTTCTTCCGTTCGAAGTACCCTAACGTTGTTGGCGCAACCCACGAACGGTCGTTCGCGTTCcccattcacagtcagtcgggTGTGCTGCCTACGACGTTGGGAGGGAAACGGGAGACGTGAGTCGTTCCGGAGTCggacaaaaacaaaatgGCAACGAAACGTCACCCAACTGGGACTCGAATGTCCCCGGGCGCCCCTCTCTCTCTAGGTAATTCGTTGGGGGGCCTACAGTCCGCTCCTCGACTACTACTagctactactagtagtagtagtagtgtGAAACCATTCCTACCTATATATCCACACACGAACGAGAATCCCAATCACGAACGGCGTTCTCGCACCGCCCCCCCTGTTTGTTGGATCCGCGAACCGAAACATTGGAACGGGACCATGGCCACAAGGCATGAATACAACCTCCCGTCGGCGCAATCCTCCCATCGAACCTATTCACTGCTACACGTTCGATGTCCCGTGATAGCGTAACCAGTAAGCAGTAGTGTTAGTCGACAACAAACAACGGTCCCACACGCAATTCCCCTCCGCAAGTCCGGTACGTCTGGCCCACACGCACAGGGACGTCGATTCGATTCTACCGTTTCCTTCAGTGTCGTGTGCATACACGACAGCATGACGGCATCACCAAGGGTCGACAAGAAGGAGGATATGACCCACACGGGTTCCGTATCGACGGATGCGTTGGGTATCGTCCCCGTCCTCGCCAGTGCTGTGACAGTCCCTGGTGCCACGCCCCTACGATTAACCGGTACGGTGCTCCCGGAATCCAACCTGACTCTCGTTGGTAGGCACACCAACACCGACGCGCACGATGCAACGTGTGAATCAGACACCCGACACGTTCACCAAGAGCACGTCCGTGCTCACGTCCAACCAAACACCCGTCCCCTCCGACGCAGTGAACGACTCGGATCACGATCTCGCGtcccgccgccgccacggaaAGTTGGGACCGTTCGTCGACGTTCACGGCGTTTGCAATCGCGAACGTCCTCCGCGTCAGGCACAAGGACAAAATCAAGGTCCAtcatgacgacgaaaccttCGGGTCGACGGACTCCGTGTCCCCCACCGTCCCTGACGACGGCGCCACGGACGTGTGTTACAGAGAAACCAATGATACCGTGGACCATGGTGGTCCCACACGTTCCCCAAAGCCATCTGGACCGTCATTCCCCTGCGGGCAAACCCACCGCCCTCAATCCCGTCGCCACGTCGGAGGTTTCGACAACGGCGTCGCTGTCTACCATTTTCAGACATACTGTACCGGAGACAGCAAAATTAGCCGGTGCGCAAGATACCACGTCACCATCAGTATCAACGTCGACATCCCAACCCAACCCGTTCGGATCCGTCTCCGCACCAACACTCCGCACGGAGTCTCCACCGACACCACCTTGCGTCTCCGCCACGACACACCCCGATACAATACAAAGCTCCATCCACACCAACGACTCCGTCGAGCTTTCGTCGGTGGCCCATCCTTCCGTCCATCGTGCGTCACCGCCCACTGCCGTCGATCCGACCGACACGCCTCCACCGTGTGCGTTTACACAGTCGCTCGGCCGCGCCGGCTTTGCGATTCTCCGTCCCGTGGATCACGGCGTTGCCCTGCGGTTACCCCTGCCCCAGTCCTGTACGCAACGAGCCGTGGCGTTTCGTGCACGG from Phaeodactylum tricornutum CCAP 1055/1 chromosome 22, whole genome shotgun sequence includes the following:
- a CDS encoding predicted protein: MEPQHRAPAPALHQVVALTLVYQRLAVVVAAAPAAFFVLPFVSRVFLGTLQWVTRGHAVFFLLLWLALYLAAYRLIHQLASSRIALEKTLRNNATRLPLLSGWTSFLLARYVWGPVATAMAIPETLPVLSFRAAWRTALSLALLGLSVLARYVGPKSIVRCSPFPLILNPLRLWFHHPFVHLDPKDHSQLQPDNRGRRLQSPTLAATVAQCTVALIVGVILAHINTTVLTRYTKPSLDNDPVVATAILTACIWTIAGPLVWTALDGVSHEFDPRPYQPQHHLNAQSINLMLRNLTKKLVLQSLLIPAVSIAFALAWWHPTRHTTHWFGLYATLGLSSALVALYLGALEEALRWSLFHPPADWTALVAQLADDSSMERQLGVLLYSVLQDTDIVAEVCRPTSRPGVTNLDTEESRRQERLVRDMSIFLSSKSNRATPEVPLEEDVLRLTILESLGGSERQPLNANASSARHNANVRAWVDWKLPKNANFTDGPPEPLIVPLVRALCVYIGGLGETLISRTQRARSEPNNTWILPPGMLTCADWALRALSRCLIFSLTGPDEKPLADWHSTHVAMLVPAAMQAIYLLRRGCQQFGHTTLVAACDDTASATIRCLTTTYRGRVDLVGLEPEPLAWVQSLVSAPSSRNSQALVVSVSHKME